One window from the genome of Mugil cephalus isolate CIBA_MC_2020 chromosome 23, CIBA_Mcephalus_1.1, whole genome shotgun sequence encodes:
- the pspc1 gene encoding paraspeckle component 1, which produces MANRNMQQPTTHSSSSSPQPGRRGTESPATEQSPGNKDSPAPASHPSPAAEQSEGAAEGSGEGPAEMTLDITSFRKPGEKTFTQRCRLFVGSLPVDISEEEFKNMFAKYGNVNEVFINRERGFGFIRLETRTLAEIAKAELDGTIVNNRAIRVRFATHGAALTVRNLLPAVTNELLEQAFSQFGPVERAIVVTDDRGRPTGRGIVEFANKVAARKALERCTEGALLLTTTPCPAIVEPSEHFDDEEGLPEKLLPKTPKYYKEREQKPRYAQPGTFEFEYSSRWKALDEMEKQQREQVDKNIKEAKEKLEAELESAKHEHQLMLMRHDLMRRQEELRRLEELRNQELQRRKQIEMRHEEERRRREEEMMRHREQEDLRRQPDGFKPNYVENREQEMRGGELGPRGAINMGDGYNPASAGPGANQGQMMGMSGRGGAIGPEGTANMGTPLMSENGATRNDRYPQAASMGGRPEVESPKQQQQQQQQQQHQQPQQQHQQPPQQQQQQQQPPLGPQVGPPPGFGRGSPVGAMFDGPNNKRRRY; this is translated from the exons ATGGCTAACCGGAATATGCAACAACCGACCACGCACAGCAGCAGTTCTTCTCCTCAACCGGGGAGACGCGGGACCGAGTCGCCGGCCACGGAGCAGTCGCCGGGGAACAAAGACAGTCCGGCACCGGCGTCTCATCCATCCCCCGCGGCCGAGCAAAGCGAAGGAGCCGCGGAAGGAAGCGGCGAAGGCCCCGCAGAAATGACCCTGGACATCACGAGCTTTCGGAAACCGGGCGAGAAGACGTTCACGCAGCGCTGTCGTCTGTTCGTGGGGAGTCTCCCCGTGGATATTTCGGAGGAGGAGTTCAAAAACATGTTTGCGAAATATGGAAACGTCAACGAGGTGTTCATCAACAGAGAACGGGGCTTCGGCTTCATTCGCTTA GAAACTCGGACACTGGCCGAGATCGCTAAGGCTGAGCTTGATGGGACGATCGTGAACAACCGAGCCATCAGGGTCCGCTTTGCTACTCACGGTGCCGCGCTGACGGTGCGCAATCTGCTGCCCGCAGTGACGAATGAACTACTGGAGCAG GCCTTTTCTCAGTTCGGGCCCGTTGAACGTGCCATCGTTGTGACGGACGACCGCGGCCGGCCCACCGGGAGAGGCATCGTGGAGTTTGCGAACAAAGTGGCGGCGCGCAAAGCCTTGGAGCGCTGCACGGAGGGAGCGCTGCTGCTGACAAC CACGCCTTGTCCTGCTATTGTTGAGCCCTCGGAGCATTTTGATGACGAGGAAGGCCTGCCTGAAAAACTGCTGCCAAAGACCCCAAAGTATTATAA GGAGCGAGAGCAGAAGCCTCGGTACGCCCAGCCGGGCACGTTCGAGTTCGAGTACTCGTCACGTTGGAAAGCCCTGGatgagatggagaaacagcAAAGAGAGCAGGTGGACAAGAACATTAAAGAGGCCAAAGAGAAACTGGAGGCGGAGCTGGAGTCGGCCAAACATGAACACCAGCTTATGTTAATGAGACACG ATTTAATGAGACgccaggaggagctgagacgACTGGAAGAGCTTCGAAATCAGGAGCTGCAGAGACGAAAGCAGATAGAGAtgag gcatgaggaggagagaaggagacgagaggaagagatgatgagacacagagagcaggaggaCCTGAGACGGCAACCAGATGGCTTCAAACCAAACTACGTAGAAAAC AGAGAACAGGAAATGAGAGGGGGTGAGCTGGGCCCTCGTGGAGCCATTAATATGGGAG ATGGCTATAACCCGGCCTCTGCGGGGCCCGGTGCTAACCAGGGTCAAATGATGGGCATGAGTGGAAGGGGAGGAGCCATTGGCCCCGAGGGAACGGCAAATATGGGGACGCCATTGATGTCAGAGAATGGAGCCACG CGAAATGACCGGTACCCGCAGGCTGCATCAATGGGAGGCCGACCAGAAGTTGAGTccccaaagcagcagcagcaacaacaacagcagcagcaacatcaacaaccacagcagcaacatcaacaaccaccgcagcagcagcagcagcagcaacagccgCCATTGGGCCCCCAGGTTGGACCGCCCCCAGGATTTGGCAGAGGAAGTCCAGTTGGGGCAATGTTTGACGGGCCAAATAACAAGCGTCGAAGATACTAA